A stretch of Amycolatopsis balhimycina FH 1894 DNA encodes these proteins:
- a CDS encoding M20 family metallopeptidase yields MTHADPVPPDDSYLRSLVEATADAVAAAEPLSSPYPGADEATRAEVTAAVEHSSPDLVALSQDLHAHPEEGFAEHRSVRALAGLLGRHGHEATVGVGGLDTALRVSTPRQEGPHIAVLAEYDALPGLGHACGHNIICTTAAGGFLGAAAVAERLGGRVSLIGTPAEEGGGGKEILARAGVFDDVDAVIMLHPFSHDIALHPFLGRRQLEMVFHGVGAHASAQPFMGRNALDAAVAAYQGVSALRQQLPQSDRVHGVFTDGGARPNVIPARAALLFYLRSQTPATLRDLAARMTSIAEGAAAMTGCGVELVWDAQAAYLPIRFNTALAGRWSANQVSTGRKPLPPGIVPESLTGSTDLGNLSYRMPALHPMLAVSGPTVALHTKEFAAAAGSETGDAGVRDGALGLALTAADYLGDAALRKAVHDEFEAAGGALDVPSFFA; encoded by the coding sequence ATGACCCACGCCGATCCCGTCCCGCCCGACGACAGCTACCTGCGTTCCCTGGTCGAGGCCACCGCCGACGCCGTCGCGGCCGCCGAACCGCTGTCCTCGCCCTACCCGGGCGCGGACGAGGCGACCCGGGCCGAGGTGACCGCCGCGGTCGAGCACAGCTCACCCGATCTGGTGGCGTTGAGCCAAGATCTGCACGCCCACCCGGAGGAAGGGTTCGCCGAGCACCGCTCGGTCCGCGCCTTGGCCGGCCTGCTGGGGCGCCACGGCCACGAGGCCACGGTCGGCGTCGGCGGGCTCGACACCGCACTGCGGGTCAGCACACCACGACAAGAGGGCCCGCACATCGCCGTCCTCGCCGAGTACGACGCGCTGCCCGGGCTCGGCCACGCGTGCGGTCACAACATCATCTGCACCACCGCCGCGGGCGGCTTCCTCGGCGCGGCCGCGGTCGCCGAACGGCTCGGCGGCCGCGTCAGCCTCATCGGCACACCGGCCGAGGAAGGCGGGGGCGGCAAGGAGATCCTCGCCCGCGCCGGCGTGTTCGACGACGTCGACGCGGTGATCATGCTGCACCCGTTCAGCCACGACATCGCGCTGCACCCGTTCCTCGGCCGCCGTCAGCTGGAGATGGTCTTCCACGGCGTCGGCGCCCACGCGAGCGCCCAGCCGTTCATGGGCCGCAACGCGCTCGACGCCGCCGTCGCCGCGTACCAGGGCGTCTCGGCGCTGCGCCAGCAGCTCCCGCAGAGCGACCGCGTCCACGGCGTGTTCACCGACGGCGGCGCCCGGCCCAACGTCATCCCGGCGCGTGCCGCGCTGCTGTTCTACCTGCGCTCTCAAACCCCGGCGACCCTGCGCGACCTCGCCGCCCGCATGACGTCGATCGCCGAAGGCGCCGCGGCGATGACCGGCTGCGGCGTCGAGCTGGTCTGGGACGCCCAGGCGGCCTACCTGCCGATCCGGTTCAACACCGCGCTCGCCGGGCGCTGGTCGGCCAACCAGGTGAGCACCGGCCGCAAGCCGCTCCCGCCCGGCATCGTGCCGGAGTCGCTCACCGGCTCGACCGACCTCGGCAACCTGTCGTACCGGATGCCCGCGCTGCACCCGATGCTGGCGGTCTCGGGACCGACGGTCGCCTTGCACACCAAGGAGTTCGCCGCCGCGGCCGGTTCGGAGACGGGCGACGCCGGAGTCCGGGACGGCGCGCTGGGGCTGGCCCTGACCGCCGCCGACTATCTCGGCGACGCCGCGCTGCGGAAGGCCGTGCACGACGAGTTCGAGGCGGCGGGAGGAGCACTGGACGTCCCGTCGTTCTTCGCCTGA
- a CDS encoding aldehyde dehydrogenase family protein encodes MDEVAKAVEECARAAKLAAPSLAAASAEAVDAALTGMAERLLAHREEILEANQADVERAKSEGMSAGLLDRLTITPDRLTGMAEQLRLLAGASHQERSVEVSTLDGGLRLVERRRPVGVIGANYEARPNVTVDVASQLVKSRNGGVLRTGSAALGSAQRLRDVVIAPALAEAGIDADCVQLVPRVEREAASALVRLPDLVPLVILRGSGDSTRALATEAAVHGVRTLAHADGGGVLYVDRGADVTKARDLVYASLDRLGVCNRLNLLLVHEGIHDEAWPAISEALAERGVTPSLAPHEHPIGYEWALDSDREATVTVAKVGSLADAVEIANERTSGLAAGIATEDESAADAFFDGYTGTGVFWNAPTRLLDGFKLLAVPETGINLDKVPGPRGPVTYTDLYVRQYAVLPA; translated from the coding sequence ATGGACGAGGTCGCCAAGGCCGTGGAGGAGTGCGCACGGGCGGCGAAGCTGGCCGCGCCGTCGCTCGCCGCCGCGAGCGCGGAGGCCGTCGACGCCGCGTTGACCGGGATGGCCGAACGGCTGCTCGCGCACCGCGAGGAGATCCTCGAGGCGAACCAGGCCGACGTCGAGCGCGCGAAGAGCGAGGGGATGAGCGCCGGTCTGCTCGACCGGCTCACCATCACCCCGGATCGGCTGACCGGCATGGCCGAGCAGCTGCGGCTGCTCGCCGGCGCGTCACACCAGGAGCGCTCGGTCGAGGTGTCCACGCTGGACGGCGGCTTGCGGCTGGTCGAGCGGCGGCGCCCGGTCGGCGTCATCGGCGCGAACTACGAGGCGCGGCCGAACGTGACCGTCGACGTGGCGTCGCAGCTGGTCAAGTCGCGCAACGGCGGCGTCCTGCGCACCGGCTCGGCCGCGCTCGGCTCGGCGCAGCGGCTGCGCGACGTCGTCATCGCGCCGGCGCTGGCGGAGGCGGGCATCGACGCGGACTGCGTCCAGCTGGTGCCCCGTGTCGAGCGCGAGGCGGCGTCCGCGCTGGTGCGGCTGCCGGACCTGGTGCCGCTGGTGATCCTGCGCGGCAGCGGTGACAGCACCCGGGCGCTCGCCACCGAGGCGGCGGTCCACGGCGTGCGCACGCTCGCCCACGCCGACGGCGGCGGGGTCCTGTACGTCGACCGTGGCGCGGACGTCACCAAGGCGCGTGACCTGGTCTACGCCAGCCTCGACCGCCTGGGCGTCTGCAACCGGCTCAACCTGCTCCTCGTCCACGAGGGCATCCACGACGAAGCCTGGCCGGCGATCTCCGAGGCGCTCGCCGAGCGGGGCGTGACGCCTTCGCTGGCCCCGCACGAGCACCCCATCGGCTACGAGTGGGCGCTCGACTCCGACCGGGAAGCGACCGTCACGGTCGCCAAGGTCGGCTCGCTCGCCGACGCCGTCGAGATCGCCAACGAGCGGACCTCGGGCCTGGCGGCGGGCATCGCCACCGAGGACGAGTCGGCCGCCGACGCCTTCTTCGACGGCTACACCGGCACGGGCGTCTTCTGGAACGCGCCGACCCGCCTCCTCGACGGCTTCAAGCTGCTCGCGGTCCCGGAGACCGGCATCAACCTGGACAAGGTCCCCGGTCCCCGCGGGCCGGTGACGTACACGGACCTCTACGTCCGCCAGTACGCGGTCCTGCCCGCCTGA
- a CDS encoding dihydrofolate reductase family protein, with product MISRPHVLLSAAQSLDGYLDDTSPERLVLSTEDDFAVVDRLRAEADAIFVGAGTVRADNPRLLVRSPELRRQRVARGKPEQPVKVTVTTRGLDPDAQFFTVGDTEKIVYAPPGAADAVKHLATVVDAGDPPDFGRVLDDLGARGIEKLLVEGGGGIHTRFLTEGLADELRLAIAPFFVGQPDAPKFVGPGRYPRPLVLTSAKELQGMAILEYRAAEEPSGRDVRRLREAIALAAECPPSHTFRVGAVITGADGEVVATGHSGEGDPLNHAEEAALAKCAGDPRLAGATMYSSLEPCSNRSSHPRSCTQLILDAGIPRIVFAWREPLVFVDAQGTELLRQAGRDVVEVPALTPEVQRENTHLGF from the coding sequence GTGATCTCCCGGCCGCACGTCCTGCTGTCCGCCGCGCAGTCGCTCGACGGCTACCTCGACGACACCTCGCCCGAGCGGCTCGTGCTGTCCACTGAGGACGACTTCGCCGTCGTCGACCGGTTGCGGGCCGAGGCAGACGCGATCTTCGTCGGGGCCGGGACCGTCCGCGCCGACAACCCGCGGCTGCTCGTGCGGTCACCCGAGCTGCGGCGGCAACGCGTGGCGCGGGGAAAGCCCGAGCAGCCCGTCAAGGTCACCGTGACCACCCGCGGCCTCGATCCGGACGCGCAGTTCTTCACCGTGGGGGACACCGAAAAGATCGTCTACGCGCCGCCCGGCGCCGCGGACGCCGTGAAGCACCTCGCCACCGTCGTCGACGCCGGCGACCCACCCGACTTCGGCCGCGTCCTCGACGACCTCGGGGCGCGCGGCATCGAAAAGCTGCTGGTCGAAGGCGGCGGCGGAATCCACACGCGATTCCTCACCGAAGGCCTGGCCGACGAGCTGCGCCTGGCGATCGCACCGTTCTTCGTCGGGCAGCCGGACGCGCCGAAGTTCGTCGGGCCGGGGCGCTATCCGCGGCCGCTGGTCCTCACCAGCGCGAAAGAACTGCAAGGGATGGCGATCCTCGAGTACCGCGCGGCGGAGGAGCCGTCCGGCCGGGACGTCCGGCGGCTCAGGGAAGCCATCGCGCTCGCCGCCGAATGCCCGCCGAGCCACACCTTCCGGGTCGGGGCCGTGATCACCGGCGCCGACGGCGAGGTCGTCGCGACCGGGCATTCCGGCGAGGGCGATCCGTTGAACCACGCCGAAGAAGCGGCGCTCGCCAAGTGCGCCGGCGACCCGCGCCTGGCCGGGGCGACGATGTACAGCTCGCTGGAGCCGTGCAGCAACCGGAGTTCGCACCCGCGCAGCTGTACCCAGCTCATCCTCGACGCCGGCATCCCGCGCATCGTGTTCGCCTGGCGCGAGCCACTGGTCTTCGTCGACGCCCAGGGCACCGAGCTGCTGCGGCAGGCCGGGCGCGACGTCGTCGAGGTGCCCGCGCTGACCCCGGAGGTCCAGCGCGAGAACACCCACCTCGGCTTCTGA
- a CDS encoding class I SAM-dependent methyltransferase produces MPTSRNTALERLNTLLETSAETDNGYLDLLGAANQAGPPTGITQRLMRTTLLPQVYERYWRPALGRALKGPFGPSMAGEVTLATKLLRLKPGHTALDVACGTGRFTRAFGAAVGPDGLAIGLDGARTMLAKAVGEGGPDTVAYLRADAVHLPLKASTVDAVCCFAALHMFAEPETALDSFARVLKPGGRIVLLTTARSGWQPRRLIESAGGIVSGQRMFDRGEIAASLRARGFTEITGRYAGVTQIVAGRLG; encoded by the coding sequence GTGCCGACCAGCCGGAACACCGCCCTCGAGCGGCTGAACACCCTGCTCGAGACGTCGGCGGAGACGGACAACGGCTACCTCGACCTGCTGGGCGCCGCGAACCAGGCCGGTCCGCCGACCGGCATCACGCAGCGCCTGATGCGCACCACCCTGCTCCCGCAGGTCTACGAGCGGTACTGGCGCCCCGCCCTCGGCCGCGCGCTCAAAGGCCCGTTCGGGCCGAGCATGGCGGGTGAAGTCACGCTCGCCACGAAACTCCTCCGGCTGAAACCGGGTCACACAGCGCTCGACGTCGCTTGCGGAACCGGACGGTTCACCCGCGCGTTCGGCGCGGCCGTCGGCCCGGACGGGCTCGCGATCGGGCTCGACGGCGCCCGCACCATGCTCGCCAAGGCCGTCGGCGAGGGCGGCCCGGACACCGTCGCCTACCTGCGCGCCGACGCCGTGCACCTCCCGCTGAAGGCGTCCACTGTGGACGCAGTCTGCTGCTTCGCCGCGCTTCACATGTTCGCCGAGCCGGAGACCGCACTGGACTCCTTCGCCCGCGTACTCAAACCGGGCGGCCGGATCGTGCTGCTGACGACCGCACGCAGCGGATGGCAGCCCCGGCGGCTGATCGAGTCGGCCGGCGGGATCGTGAGCGGGCAGCGGATGTTCGACCGCGGCGAAATCGCGGCGAGCCTGCGGGCCCGCGGCTTCACGGAGATCACTGGACGCTACGCCGGCGTCACGCAGATCGTGGCGGGCCGGCTGGGCTGA
- a CDS encoding DNA-3-methyladenine glycosylase family protein codes for MTTMSVPCAEIAVRGEFDLAAAARFLTGFAPAGQPDAEPGALRVAFPLEGVWTPVGAVLRQRSPGEVAVEVHGPPEHVEAVVAQVRRMCSLDIDGTGFPEVAGRDPVVALLQVLHPGLRPVLFASPYEAACWAVLSHRIWMTQAVRLRQRLTERYGTEVDVGGRRLRSFPAPAALAKLEYLPGLPGPKMPRLRGIAEAAAAGLLDAAVLRAMPAEEALKQLQLLPGIGRFSAELILIRGAGHPDVFPRAESRLHEILRDAYHVPQAEVAGLAEFAEAWAPFRSWVSFLFRVEGEARMRESR; via the coding sequence ATGACGACAATGTCCGTTCCGTGCGCGGAGATCGCGGTGCGTGGCGAGTTCGACCTGGCCGCGGCGGCCCGGTTCCTGACCGGCTTCGCCCCCGCGGGGCAGCCGGACGCGGAACCCGGCGCGCTCCGGGTGGCCTTCCCGTTGGAGGGCGTGTGGACACCGGTGGGCGCGGTGCTGCGGCAGAGATCGCCCGGCGAGGTGGCGGTCGAGGTCCACGGCCCGCCCGAGCACGTGGAGGCGGTGGTGGCCCAGGTGCGGAGGATGTGTTCGCTGGACATCGACGGCACCGGGTTCCCGGAGGTCGCCGGCCGGGATCCGGTCGTGGCGCTGCTCCAGGTCCTCCATCCGGGGCTGCGGCCGGTGCTGTTCGCGTCGCCGTACGAAGCGGCGTGCTGGGCGGTGCTGAGTCACCGGATCTGGATGACGCAGGCGGTGCGGCTGCGCCAGCGCCTGACCGAGCGCTACGGCACGGAGGTGGACGTCGGCGGGCGGAGGCTGAGGTCGTTCCCGGCTCCCGCCGCGCTGGCGAAACTGGAGTACTTGCCCGGGCTGCCGGGTCCGAAGATGCCACGCTTGCGCGGCATCGCCGAGGCGGCGGCCGCGGGACTGCTGGACGCGGCCGTATTGCGGGCGATGCCGGCGGAGGAGGCACTGAAACAGCTGCAGCTGCTGCCGGGAATCGGCCGGTTCAGCGCGGAGCTGATCCTGATCCGCGGGGCGGGCCATCCGGACGTGTTCCCGCGAGCGGAGAGCCGCCTCCACGAGATCCTGCGCGACGCCTACCACGTCCCCCAAGCGGAAGTCGCAGGGTTGGCGGAGTTCGCCGAGGCCTGGGCGCCGTTCCGGAGCTGGGTGTCGTTCCTGTTCCGCGTCGAAGGCGAGGCGAGGATGCGGGAGTCGCGATGA
- a CDS encoding M50 family metallopeptidase: MSSPVQLALGGPAGHALSAFRAAAATDPSAAGSLLHQAQTPAVITLVAGGVAMLVVLVGGTPWRRARNVVTIVHEAGHALAAVLVGRRLQGIKLHSDTSGVTVSRGKPEGPGMAFTAMAGYVAPSVLGLLFASLLGADLVGTVLVLIALLLLGVLVMVRNAYGVFTVVASAAVLALVAFVAPVEVQAPFSYLVTWFLLFGGVRPVAELQVKRRRGQARDSDADQLGRLTAVPPVLWVLVFAVATVSCLIAGGLWLLEPVAA; the protein is encoded by the coding sequence GTGAGCTCGCCCGTTCAACTCGCGCTCGGCGGACCGGCCGGTCACGCCCTGTCGGCTTTCCGCGCGGCCGCCGCCACCGATCCCTCGGCGGCTGGTTCGCTGCTCCACCAGGCCCAGACCCCCGCGGTGATCACCCTGGTCGCCGGCGGTGTGGCCATGCTGGTCGTGCTCGTCGGCGGGACGCCTTGGCGGCGGGCGCGGAACGTCGTCACGATCGTGCACGAGGCCGGCCACGCGCTGGCCGCCGTGCTGGTCGGACGGCGCCTGCAGGGCATCAAGCTGCACTCGGACACCTCGGGCGTCACCGTCTCGCGCGGCAAGCCCGAGGGGCCGGGCATGGCGTTCACCGCGATGGCCGGGTACGTGGCGCCTTCGGTGCTGGGGCTGCTGTTCGCCAGCCTGCTGGGCGCCGACCTGGTCGGCACGGTCCTCGTCCTGATCGCGCTGCTGCTGCTCGGCGTGCTGGTGATGGTGCGCAACGCCTACGGGGTGTTCACCGTCGTCGCCAGCGCCGCGGTGCTCGCGCTGGTCGCGTTCGTCGCGCCGGTCGAGGTGCAGGCGCCGTTCAGCTACCTCGTGACCTGGTTCCTGCTGTTCGGCGGCGTGCGGCCGGTGGCGGAGCTGCAGGTCAAGCGGCGGCGCGGGCAGGCCCGTGACTCCGACGCCGACCAGCTCGGCCGGCTCACCGCGGTGCCGCCGGTGCTGTGGGTGCTGGTGTTCGCCGTGGCGACTGTCAGCTGCCTGATCGCCGGTGGGCTGTGGCTGCTGGAGCCCGTCGCCGCGTAG